From a region of the Rhipicephalus microplus isolate Deutch F79 chromosome X, USDA_Rmic, whole genome shotgun sequence genome:
- the LOC142776357 gene encoding uncharacterized protein LOC142776357, with the protein MSGGAQRDAASVAAGVAAGGDAARSWRALHADLRPTGSSADTCAADLKKPSSWEPKPPPLPDADYKVILRIRGGLDCTKLHPCVLRQLVLKAVGLPISSPDQIRVNPTSHTVLVSTSSMDRADLYHNIRTLKFNGVPYEVVTHVADPVDSCRGRFHLPLDYADEEILPTLQRCNPAMTIGAARRLSTTETILVVFRGTHVPFYINYEGCTLRCRPFRLKVEACTRCRKIGHRQDVCPSTPDAICHKCGLKDSSMDHECEPVCVVCGGAHITGSPLCKQRYKTKTPKYQTPKPSEVPSSRTPSLNRSQERGPQRGRSKSKRRGPNSTPKELDFPTQSTNPHSTSHLPNPLKVSWAQAASSNCSLSQNISLEKVLAENASLKAEIQKLKLELQSRMPLSNLSQHSEPRSFIPAQSPPAVEPTIPLPPTDMDTTMPRDTSQLPPSNKRKTPATPREEESLSDTVLTLNDRINALENKTQKKFAVIESKISHIESRFTAQETGQAAINDKLDKFLDFVQTQMQQTTAWIAAVTANNPNIAVPAFSPTPPPDNGCKP; encoded by the coding sequence ATGAGTGGAGGCGCCCAGCGCGACGCGGCCAGCGTCGCAGCGGGCGTCGCTGCTGGAGGCGACGCCgctcgctcatggcgtgctctacATGCTGACCTTCGTCCCACTGGTTCATCGGCTGACACCTGCGCAGCGGATCTGAAGAAACCATCTTCATGGGAGCCTAAACCTCCACCACTGCCCGATGCGGACTACAAGGTGATTCTTCGGATACGCGGGGGTCTCGACTGTACCAAGTTGCACCCCTGTGTCTTACGACAACTCGTTCTCAAAGCAGTTGGACTTCCCATCAGCAGCCCTGATCAAATCAGGGTCAATCCCACCAGTCACACAGTGCTCGTGAGTACGTCAAGCATGGACCGAGCAGATTTATACCACAACATCCGGACCTTAAAGTTCAACGGAGTCCCCTACGAAGTCGTCACCCACGTTGCCGACCCTGTAGATTCTTGTCGTGGAAGGTTTCATCTCCCTCTGGATTACGCTGACGAGGAAATCCTTCCAACCCTCCAAAGATGTAATCCAGCCATGACCATTGGGGCCGCTCGCCGACTGAGCACCACCGAAACCATCTTGGTTGTTTTCCGTGGCACGCACGTCCCTTTTTACATCAACTACGAAGGCTGCACGCTTCGCTGCCGCCCATTCCGACTGAAGGTGGAAGCCTGCACCCGTTGCCGAAAAATTGGACATCGCCAGGATGTCTGCCCCTCTACTCCCGATGCAATCTGTCACAAGTGCGGACTGAAGGATTCCTCAATGGACCATGAATGTGAACCCGTCTGTGTCGTGTGTGGTGGAGCTCACATCACCGGTTCCCCATTGTGCAAACAGCGTTACAAGACTAAGACACCTAAATACCAGACACCTAAGCCCTCAGAAGTTCCATCATCCCGGACACCGAGCCTTAATCGCTCGCAAGAGCGTGGCCCACAGCGGGGTCGCAGCAAGAGCAAGAGGCGGGGCCCAAACTCGACTCCCAAAGAACTTGACTTCCCGACCCAGTCAACGAACCCCCATTCCACCAGTCATCTGCCAAACCCATTAAAGGTAAGCTGGGCACAGGCAGCTTCCTCTAACTGCTCCTTATCTCAAAACATTAGCCTAGAAAAAGTTCTAGCTGAAAACGCTAGCCTCAAGGCAGAAATTCAAAAGTTAAAGCTCGAGCTACAATCCCGAATGCCCCTTAGCAATCTTTCGCAGCATTCCGAACCACGATCTTTCATTCCTGCTCAATCGCCCCCTGCTGTTGAACCCACGATACCTCTTCCTCCTACTGACATGGACACTACAATGCCTCGAGACACCTCCCAGCTGCCACCCTCAAATAAGCGCAAAACCCCTGCCACACCACGCGAAGAAGAATCTCTCAGCGACACAGTTCTAACTCTTAACGATAGGATAAACGCCCTCGAAAATAAAACACAGAAGAAATTCGCCGTCATTGAAAGTAAGATTTCTCACATAGAGAGCAGATTCACAGCTCAGGAGACGGGCCAAGCTGCCATAAATGACAAACTTGACAAGTTTCTAGATTTTGTACAAACTCAAATGCAGCAGACCACTGCATGGATTGCGGCCGTCACGGCCAATAATCCAAATATAGCCGTACCCGCCTTCTCTCCTACACCCCCTCCCGACAATGGCTGCAAACCCTAA